Proteins encoded by one window of Amaranthus tricolor cultivar Red isolate AtriRed21 chromosome 4, ASM2621246v1, whole genome shotgun sequence:
- the LOC130811402 gene encoding uncharacterized protein LOC130811402 — MEQVATRQQNGMNKGVNGQQGGGPWEQQGVDWFQMPVHYPKYSRADYETMPEWRIDCLLTQYGLPVSGDLDHKRKFAMGAFLW; from the coding sequence ATGGAGCAAGTAGCAACTAGGCAGCAAAATGGCATGAACAAGGGGGTAAATGGGCAGCAAGGAGGAGGGCCATGGGAGCAACAAGGTGTGGACTGGTTCCAAATGCCGGTACATTACCCGAAATATAGTCGAGCCGACTACGAAACCATGCCGGAGTGGAGGATTGATTGCTTGTTAACTCAATATGGATTGCCTGTTTCCGGTGATTTAGATCATAAGAGGAAGTTTGCCATGGGTGCTTTCTTGTGGTAA